The region GAAGACCTTGTGCTTGGCAAATTCGAAGGGTCCTGGCCAGGACGGTGTAGTCCGGTTCCTTTCTAGGTACTTTTGCTTTGGCAGCTCGCAGTGTGTGGCTTTGAGAACCTCGTGTGTATAAAATGCATGCTAAGTCCTTGACATGTAATATTCTGCACTGGCTGGGtagtaccagacttgacacttACGTAGCAACCGTGCGACGTGCTCTCAAACAGTAATGGGGGTCAAGTAGCCCAAAAAGATAGCCATGGCCCGTACTAATTAGGTCGGTCAAGATTGAAATAACGGGACAGAGTGCTGGGTGCACTGTGGTTCTGAGTTTCCTGCAAGCCACAGCAGCCGTCAAGTCCATCTGATAGAACTGGCGTATACGGGGGGTGTCCATTCAGGTTCATGTTTATTGTACCAAGATGGGGGTTATTTATTAGATATTATGGTCTCTCTCTTTTCATTCCTCGCATGGTTGAGAACCATGACACGCAACGGGTTGCTCCAAAATGCAGTGGTCAAACTTTTCGCCGCAGTACCGCTGAAACCAAGTTATTTATCACAGCTATCTAAATCGTCGCACACCGTTAGCCACGCATTGAAACGACTTGCCTGGCTCCGAATCCTGCAGCGATGAATCACCTTGACTTCCACGGGTGTCCACAAGTCCGAGTCTCATATGTATTGACCAAGGACGAGGGCGATGACATCCAAAGTCTCTTGCTCCGATCAGACTTTTGCTTCAACGACTTCAAGGCCTTCCcagaacaaaagaaatggaAACTGCATAAGAATGGGATGCTAGAGACGAAACTGCAGCCAGGTAACCCGTATGGTGCCAAGCCACGGCTACTTCAGGCATGGCTATTCTTTGGCCTCATTACATGTGTCATGCGCACAAAGAAGTCGCTTTTTCATTTCGGTGATCTCGTTGCCAGCAAAGGCGGAAGTCGACATCTCCAAACCGATAGCCTTCCGGAGAAATTACAATACTGGCATGACTGGATGAAAAACAACATCGACGGTGGCCTGGTGCACTCAAGGCTCATCGAAGCAGACAAGGCCCTGCAGCTTGCTCGCAAGGTTATTCGCGCAAACTGCTTAGAATCAGGCCCTGCGTCTGAGGTTTCTGAACAGGACACgcctgttggtgttggtgttggtgttggtgccaGTGCCAAGACACCTAACAAGCTTTCCCCCAAGAGCCAGAGTGCTGGCGAAAACGGTGGCCGTTCGTCGGAAAACGAACCGAAGGTAGATGAGCAAGACCGGCTGTTCCTTTGTCTCATGGCTCTTGGTGAAACTCTTAGCGCTGTCAAACTTCACGTCATCAAGGACCTGGGCTTATGTATGAACGACTGGCTGACTTTTGATGACGAGGGCTGGGGTCCACCATCCTATGTTCTCAAGGAAATGAAGGAGAATAAATGGTGCCCTAGGACTCGGAAAGTGTTGCTTGGACAATTAGGCCCCAGTGCCATACTGCTATCCGCAGCGTTGAAAGCAAACAGAGGCATTTCAGGCTCGCAACAACACGGGTGTTGCACAGCCGACGAGTGCGTCCAACTACCAGGCCCAGAGCCGGAGCAGGAAGCTTCCACTGGTCAGAGGAAGGTGGCATATCCGCCACAGCATTACGAACCGCTTTGCGATTCTGGAGGTAAATGTCGTCTCCTGGGACCCGATATGGGGATTGTCACCAGGATTCTCCGTGAAGCAGATTCCACAACTGAAGACTATGAATTTCCTATTTTCAGAATCAGTATGCGGAAAGCCTCTTCTGACAGTGGTGAGCGAGATCATATCAATGGTATCACCGTGGAGAGATGGGCGTGGGAGGATAGCCGGAGTCTGAGGACTCCAAATTTCGCAACCATTTCACACATATGGTCCCAGGGAATGGGAAATGAGGGCGAGAACAAGCTTTACGCATGCCAGCTAAGGCTGATTCTGCAAGCTCTAGAAGCGGCCGGAGTCAGCAATCGTGAATGGCAAACGGAGACGTTCTCTAGCCAGGTCACCAGCCAACAGATCAAAGATGTAAATGACGATGAAGGCGCTCAAGAGTCCAACAGTGGTAGCGAGCTCAGTGAACCATTTTGGATGGACACTTTCGCCATTCCGGTCAAGGAACAGGACGGAAAAATTCAGAAGACCTTTGAAGAAACGAAGAAAAGAGCCATCCGGCAAATCTACCCAGTCTTCAACTCGGCTACTTGCACAATTGTCATCGATAAGGATCTCTGCCGAATCGGTAGCGACTCGGCAATCATGCGAATATTAACCAGCGCTTGGATGCGACGCATGTGGACTCTACAAGAGGCATTCCTCAGCAGACGCCTGAGATTTGTTTTCCAAGCAcgtggaggtggtggtttcATGCTGGAGGACTTGGACGAACTGATAGCGGATATGGGTGGCGCAACGAACCCAAACTCTGTGGCCCTCCGACTATCGGTAACCGAGTTCTTCAAGCGCAAGCTATATCAAAATTTGATGGGGGAGGACAGGGAGATCAGGAACCGAAAAGACCATCCGATCGAAGTAAGGGGCTCCCAGCGCCTGGCGGTCCAGCCGTTGGCGGGTAAGTAAATCCAAGTCTCTTTTGTGATTTCCAACTATTCactttctcttttcttctcccccccccccccccccccccccccttcttttttgttttgtttcaCAGACTTAGACTGAGACGTTTGCTGACTCCGGGGGGTGTGTCATTTTCCAACCGTTGCAGCGCACATCCCGATTAGAAGACGAGGTGCTCGCCCTCTCAACTCTGCTCAATCTAGACTACAAAGGTACCATTATCGAAAGAGCCGGCGAGATAGCTAAGGAGAGCAATGAAGAGCATCGGAGGAAGGAGCGTGCAAACATGATGAAGGAATTTCTGATCCTCATCCATCGCAGTTACCAAGGATCCATACCGTCGGGACTGATCTTCTTACCCGGAGAGAGGCTCTCGGCACCGGCGTTCGGATGGGCGCCAAGAACATGGCTCTGTGGCCAAGACGAAGACCACCCCTATCCTTTGAACATGGCTGGTAGACCTACAGAGTTACATGAGGAAGGGCTGCTTGTACACCCCGGTATCCTGCTGCACGGGATCCCGGGTCGTGATATTCTGAAGAGCTCGGCGATAGGCCTCGTGTTTCCCACCGACCGATACCTAACTGAGTGGTATAAGATCGTCAacagcgaagatgatgccgtGCCAGAACCAGAAACGGCGGTCAAAACAGACCCCCCAACCGAAACATATGCCATGGGAGTAATCCTGTCGCGCCCCAGACCTCTAGATGAACCACCAGAGATAGGATTGTTGGTTGAGATTCACGAGGAGAAATGGAGGCGGAAGGAGCCAGAGCGGATCAACAGAAAAATCTATCGCTGCCAAATCATCCGCCGTGTCCTGGTTTCGCGAGTCCTAATCAGCTCACCTGCCGAAGTTCAGTTGCCAATGTGCTCTGGGGCATCGGTCACAGACCCCAACACGACGAAGGCCATCGGAGAGGTGATGCCAGATGATACACTGTGGTTTGTCGACGGGCAACCGGATGACCAAGGTACAGAAATGTTGCGGCCGCCGAGACATGGCCACAGCTCTGAAGATACGACGAACCCTGGAGACAGTTTTGCTCCAGTCAGTCTGGACAAACCCTCTATAAGTGAGAGCACGCCCTTCAGCGTTGGCAAGCCATCTGAGGACTGGAAGGCAGTACTTTGGTATCACAAATGGCCGTGGCCCTGGGTTCggccaagtcagccaaagTAATAGCGTTCCACGTACGTAGTCCGGAATGGTACCTTTATACATATTTCCGTATCTTCCATAAATTTGACATGGCCTACACTGTATGCAATGATATTCTAGCAGTTTCATGATCTCGCTGACACAACCTTTGATAACTCGTGAGAATCGTGCTTTGTAGTTGTCTGCTGTACCGAGTTCATAACGTGCACCATGCATTTCGAAACTTGGCATACATCAATTACTAAATTCCCGCCAGTTTCCCACACTGACGTGTCGCATCAGCATGTAATGACTGCcacaccagcatcagccaacGTCACACAAGTTGTGCTGTCCATCTTGATGTATGTTGCGTAGCACAGCTTCCTTGCGTGATTTGTAGCTATTTCGCTACGGACTTGGGCGTTCACGTATGCCTAATACACCAGGTATAAGATAATACCGTAGGCCCCCAAGTAAAACTTGCCTCCCACATCCCGTCACGGCAACCATTCAGCCACCCGAGCACCATTTTCCGtctcatcccatcttcaAGATGCCCGTGCtgtctttcttctcaagaCGTACCTTCAACGCGACCATTTCATCTCTCGAATTCTCTCAACAATGGCTTAACCCCTCTGACGTCTTCTCCGTGCTCCTTATCCTCGGTGGCGATGTCGTGGCTCGAGCCCTAGCTCAACTTGCTGGATCTGCCATCACTCCAGTTGCTTTTTCATTCGGTACACCCTACTTCTTCTCTACTACATAAAGTGTTCAATGTAAATCTGCTAACCTCTACGGTTTTTTTCTAGGTTGGGTTGCTTATTCCGTCGCTGCAGTTGTCCAGGCCGTGGGCGAAAACACATTGATGCCCGCTTCCGATTGTGCCTGCAAGGTTATCAATGGGTCAAACGGGTTCGCTCGCGACAATTCCAGCTGGGTGATTGGTCGCATTGTTCGAGATTTCGAGACGTGGATGGATGACGGGAAGTCCAACGGTCCCAtccgccaatgccttgagAGTATACGAAACGAAGAATGGCTGGCTGATCAGAATATAAAGCCACCGTCCAGGGTCGGCCTCTGTGTTTCTATTTACAAGGCGAAGCAAGCTCGACCAGGTCACCCGGGATACGACCGGGCCTACGTTTCTGGCTTTGTTACCGTCATCACGCAGTTAGTTTTGGCCGCCATACCTTGCGGTTTATATGGTAATTGGGGCATACTGTTGGTAACTGCTGCGGGCACCGTCTTGTCCTTCGCCACAGGTGCTCTGCCGCAGTGGGCAAAAGAGAAGTGGATTTGCCGAAGGGGAGTAACAAAAACGGTTGTGTTAACCAGAGGAAACGGTAGCCAGCATGCCATTGTTATTGTCAGCGATGGCAAAGGGCTTGACTTTGAAGACCTTGCTGCCGCCAGTTCAATGTCCTTTTCATCTCGCCAAACCAGGCTTGCTATTCTCATACTGGCAGCCCTGTGGATTATCCTTCTCATAACTGCTGCAGGAATCAGGCAGCACGCCTGGTTTCTCTTCGCTGTTGGCGGCATCGGCACTCTGGAGAACATTTACGTTGCAGGGATAAGCCGGTCTCCGAAGGACTTTGGCGTTCCTCTCGAATTTGTGAAAGTCATTGGTCATCATAAAGTTATGCAGGCTCTGTATGATGTTGAGAGTCTCTATCCGTGCCTTGGCCGCAGTATGCTGCCCGTATTTTTTCCAGGTGACTTGCGCCAGGACGAGTTGGACAGGTGGGCGGAATATGATAAGTTGGCAACGGAGAGGGGACAGCGTTACGAGGGTAAAGGTCTGGCAGGTGAGGTGAGGAGACAGAGGTAAAAAGAGTCGTATCATGATCGGAAGGATTGGAGCTATTTCTACATCCTACCAAGGTCAGTATATAAACTCGTTTGGCAACTCGACTACGACCAGTGCTTACGAAAGGGACCGGGGCTACTACGGTGGTTAAGAACACATCCGTCACACATCTCGCTCAGTCTTCTGCTTTAACCATTAAGTCGTTGAAATAAAACTTGTACATTACGTGCATGAGAAGTGATCACCAGAGGTGCCTATCTTCTTGACAATCGCTCTCTCGCCAAAAACACAAGACTTACGACAAgccccagcccagccaatCCTACACCCATGAATAACGCCCCCCTAAATCCTCTCAGTTTCTCGTCCATTGTTTCCCCCTTACCATGGACATGTACTTCCACTGTACCTGCAAATCCAACGCCCAATGCAATTCCGTAATTGACCACCGTGTTGACCAGGCTCGCCCCAACGCCCTGGTGCTGCTTCGGCACCGCATTCGACAAAATCAAGGTCGCTGCAGGGAAGCTCATGTCCATTCCAAACGGCATGACGAGCATCGCCACAAACGTCTGACCCCAGTATGTTTGGTGCGCGGGCGCCAAGGCCGTCAAAAGGGCACCGATTGTAAACGCAAGAAGAGCTAGAGTCATGACATACGGCGGCTTGACTTGCAGTGGACCAAGTAACTTGCCCGTCACCACGGCAGCACAGGCACCAGAGAAGATGACGGGGATGAACCACGTCGTCGTGAGGAGAGGCGACAGACCTCGGATATCCTGAAGGATTTGGACGAGGTAGAGcgtgaagatgccaaaggTAGCCCATCCGCATGCCACGGCTGCCAGAACAAATGCCACGTCCGCATTGACGGCGGAAAAGGGTAGTAAGGGTTTCGAGCTAATTCGGAATTCGACAAATGCAAAAACAGCAAAGAGCAAGATGCCCAAAACGAGAGGAACAATGACCGTCGGTGTTCCCCAGCCGGCAATAGGTGCTTGTGTCCAGGCAAAGTTGAACAGAATCAAGGCGACAACGCCGATAAACGCACCGCCTAGATCTAGCGTCTCAATCCAATCTTTCCATCCTCTGGGAGGCGGCGATTTCCGGGGTAAATCGGGAATTGCAAATCGTCCTATAAAcgccaagattgccaacCAAATCGCCATTGCCCACAGCGCCCACGGCCACCAAGCCAGCGTCAGTAACGAAGCGAAAATTCCACCGAAAACACCGCCAATGGGGGCTACCGCGCCGAAGAACGCAAATACCATTGCCTTTCGGTGGCCAGGCGGGTACGCAGCTCCAAAGATAGCCAGCGCGTTGGGAAGACAGATTGCCGGGCCGATGCCTTGGAGGACGCGAGAAAACACGGCGAGCGTGTAGTTAGAGTAGACGCTGAGTCCGGCGATCATGGACCACAGAGAAAACCAGGTCAGTCCGGTGAGGAGCATGCGCTTGTAGCCAAAGACATCGCCGAGGCGGCcggagatgaggatgaatgtCCCGACGGTGAGTGAGTAGCCTGCTACGAGCCAGGCGAGTCGGGGAGGTGAATTAATGTGAAAGCTTTCGCCGAtggtgcggaggaggaccagTGTGCCCATGTATGCGGATTCTGAAGAGTTTGTTAAGTCGGCTTTTTCTTGTGGAATATGAGTGCTGATGTGAGGGCATTACATACGCGTACAGAATTGGGCCATGCAAACTACCGCGACGAAGAGAGCTTCTCGCCCGAAAGGAAGTGATTCAGCGATCCAGATGGACTCTGTCGTCGATAATCGCTGCATTATCTGCCCGCCATCTCCTACGGGCGTTTCCTCATCGTGAGATTTCTTGTCGCTGGGCTCGGAGCTCATTGTGAAGAGTTGCTGAGTTGGCACAATGACATCTGAGTAAAATGTCTAGAAATTGTGAAATCTTCTATGATATAACCAGGGAGAAGCGGGTAGCTCCAGTATTAAGGTAATTTTCCGATTCGCCGCGGAAATAATCGTATCACCGGCGTCCTCGTCATTCGCAAACGTGGGATCAAATGAACCACCAGTTGTTTATGAGGAATGACGACTACCGTGAAATTTGTCACCTGATCACCACGGGTGCAAGAACAAAAGCCCAAGTAAAGGAATAGCTGTTTTGAAAGAGAATACTTCCAGAGCAAGATTACCAAGCATAGGATATGGTGTGAGAATGCGCGAATCGGCATCCCACTACCCGGTCGCTATCAATCGGTTTGGCATCTTCGGCAAATCGGGATTCGTGGACAGCGCCACGGCGTCAGGGACTTGACAGGGATTTTTAGTCTTCGTCAATTGCTAAACGCTTATTAAAGTTCTTCTCAGCATTGTGATGG is a window of Pochonia chlamydosporia 170 chromosome 5, whole genome shotgun sequence DNA encoding:
- a CDS encoding MFS transporter (similar to Cordyceps militaris CM01 XP_006674761.1); the encoded protein is MSSEPSDKKSHDEETPVGDGGQIMQRLSTTESIWIAESLPFGREALFVAVVCMAQFCTQSAYMGTLVLLRTIGESFHINSPPRLAWLVAGYSLTVGTFILISGRLGDVFGYKRMLLTGLTWFSLWSMIAGLSVYSNYTLAVFSRVLQGIGPAICLPNALAIFGAAYPPGHRKAMVFAFFGAVAPIGGVFGGIFASLLTLAWWPWALWAMAIWLAILAFIGRFAIPDLPRKSPPPRGWKDWIETLDLGGAFIGVVALILFNFAWTQAPIAGWGTPTVIVPLVLGILLFAVFAFVEFRISSKPLLPFSAVNADVAFVLAAVACGWATFGIFTLYLVQILQDIRGLSPLLTTTWFIPVIFSGACAAVVTGKLLGPLQVKPPYVMTLALLAFTIGALLTALAPAHQTYWGQTFVAMLVMPFGMDMSFPAATLILSNAVPKQHQGVGASLVNTVVNYGIALGVGFAGTVEVHVHGKGETMDEKLRGFRGALFMGVGLAGLGLVVSLVFLARERLSRR